The following DNA comes from Methanosarcina vacuolata Z-761.
TGTATAATTTACTTATTCCCTTTTGCGCCTGGATTTCAAACTCCTGTTTTCGTTTCCCTATTTAATCCAGAATTGGCAAATTATTTATGTATGTGTATAAGTATTAACAGGGTTAATCATTCTCCCTAAGGAGTAATCATGCTTAATAACTAATTCGCCATCATATCCCATTGATGATATGAAAATTGATTCTCTTCTCTCTGGCGATTTTGGGTATTAAGTCTTTGGTTGTAAAATATGCTGAGGTGTTAAATCTGGTCAAAAATATCCTAAAAAGTATGGTAGGAGAAGCTCTCATAGGCTCCGGTCCGGAAGTTGCACACATAGACCTGGTTATCGGGCCTAGAGGAGGCCCAGTTGAAGCAGCGTTTATGAATTCGCTTGCAATGCCCAAACAGGGTCATACCCCACTTCTTGCAGTCCTGGAACCAAATCTCCAGCCCAAACCTGTAACCTTGCTCGTAAATAAGGTAACGATAAAAAACGTATCGCAAGCTGCTCTTATGTTCGGACCGGCTCAGGCTGCAGTCGCAAAGGCAGTTATGGATTCTGTAGCTGATGGAGTGCTTCCTGAAGAACAGGCGGATGACACTTTTATTATCGTTTCCGTATTTATTGAATGGGATGCGAAAGATAAGGACAAAGTTTACGAATTTAATTATGAAGCAACAAAGCTTGCAATAGCAAGAGCTATGGAAGGCAGTCCTACTGTCGAAGAAGCGCTTGCTAAAAAAGATTCAGCAAAACACCCGTTTGCCTGAATTATAATTTAGTGCAATTTAAACTTCAAAAGCAATTTGTTTCAGGTTGAAACTTGACTTCTTAAACTGCAGACAGTGGGATCTCAGATTTTTTATTTACTCTAAGAGAGACTCTGCCTGCAGTCTTTTCTAAATAATCCTGGCATATTTAGGATAGAGATGCCTGCATATATCTCTCCATCCCTTTGTATTATTTTCCTGTGCAGTACAGAACCATTTTCCTGTGCATTACAGAACCAGAACTCAGTATAGACTGCAATATTTGTGGATTGCAGTATCTCTGAAAGCTGGTCCTTCCAGAGTAAATAGTGCCTGACATATACAGCACGTTATACTACAGCACGTTATACTACCCCACTTCAACGACAGGCTCTAATGCTATATCTCTAGCCTCAATTCCCAATATATGTCTCTCAGAAGCTAAAGAAGCCTGTAAGGAATAGAAACCCAATCTGATTTGAAAACAGAATCAGAAAACCATATTATTAGCTCAGGATTCTAAAGTGATAACACATTCAACTGACCAAATGCCGAATCTACTAATTATTTTTTAGTTAAAAGAAGCCCGAAACTAAAAGTTTATTGTAAAGTTTGTGTTAATAGTTAATCGGAAAATATATACGCAGTAGGCTGATACCTTGCTTTTTCCGGTAGTAGGTAACCTCAGTCCTTATTATTCCCTTTGGTGACAATTGTA
Coding sequences within:
- the fae gene encoding formaldehyde-activating enzyme, with the protein product MVGEALIGSGPEVAHIDLVIGPRGGPVEAAFMNSLAMPKQGHTPLLAVLEPNLQPKPVTLLVNKVTIKNVSQAALMFGPAQAAVAKAVMDSVADGVLPEEQADDTFIIVSVFIEWDAKDKDKVYEFNYEATKLAIARAMEGSPTVEEALAKKDSAKHPFA